The window GTCGTCCACCacattggttgcttggaaaatgtgaagagaaagcgagagagagagagagggggtggttgtaagagaggtgatgggtgtgagtgatggatgtgaggtgagaggtttgttgacttttggggtagattacttgacttggggagaaagaaagcatgggttgtgtactttgattgattgattaattgattgatgggatgggttgtagagattctcttggaattacaaACACGTGTTGTTTTTTcttgaactaaacgcgggcccacatctcttggccaggggTATCGAATCTGTGTGTAAgatacggcatcggaaccgcggcgacggtgcggtcgcaatggtataagtctcagattaagccaactcaaatctatggCATACGACTTGGAGTCGTGCACAAATGTCGaatataggtcgcgggttgccggaattcgtcgggaaggatcgcaagagtcgacagaacagtacggactaaaatacgggccttacaatatgCTACTTAATAGATCATATTCTGAGATAAAAGggtttaattatataaaaaattatagttGACACACACATCCAAAAATAGATGTAcccatttttccaaatccctaaacaaaccaacctatttgagaaggtaagtctacacaatagataaggaagaaatcaaatatatcatccaaattctaaATATTAGGATTGGATAttaaaacaaaaagaaacaaaagagagATATATAGAAGCTTTGGATATCATAGAAAGCCTTGCAGAAATTTTAAAGTCATACCAAAGCGGCAAAATCAGCCCCACTTAGATTTTCACATGCCTTGCTTCGTCCAATGGCAACCAAATCCACATTTGCAGCAAGAGGCTTCTTCCGAGATGCATGTGTGATCCATAGCTCGAGCTCTCCCATGCCACAATCTACACATCCATCTCTCATTTAGATGTGTGTCTTTGCTCTCTTTATTTCTTTTACTTGCTTCTCTCTGCTATGGAAAAAAAAGGGACAGATTCTAATCCATGCCAAAGGTATCCCTACAAATATGtattacaaaataaaatttatatgcaTGGTTGtgacttaaaaaaataaagaagtacATTAATCAAAACTAGTTGTTCGgatcataaatataaaatatccatAAGATAAACAGACCATGGTTTTGAAAAACAACATGGTGGCTGCTAAAATGGTATAGTCCCCAAAAGGATGCATTATGTAACTATATAGGAGGATACATCTACATGCAAGGCTGTTTTTTGCATGACCCTGAACCTGACTCCAGGAATATCTCCAACAACATGACCCTTACGGCCAAATCGAGCAATCAAAACTTCATCCTGGAAAGGGGGAAAAAAGGAAGACAAAAAAGCTAAGGCGAACttccaaaaaataattattaaaaaaaaaaaacatgtatggACCAATTCACACATTTTCCTCAATGTAGTTAAGGCAACTGTCATTGGGGACGAATGCTGCTATCTTCTTTCCGTTCTTAATCAATTGAACTCTCGCACACTTACGAATAGTAGAGTTGGGCTGCTTAGCTTCAAATTCCACTGCATGCAAATTTATTAATGAACTTTTAATAAAAAGGTAAAGAGTGTAGTGGTGAAGGGAAATAAAATGAGCGTCGGGAAATAGATCATACATCTTCTCAAGAACGATTCCCTTGGAATGGGAAGAACCTGCAAATGGTTTCTTCCATTCATTTCCAAGATGGCTCTTCTTATATGATTTGTCAGCCCATTTTTATCTCCTCCTATGTGTTTTGAGCTTGCGCCCAGCTCCCATACCACGAGTCTTCCTGTCATAAACAAGATCCTATAGCTTATAAGAAtacataaacacacacacacaaacacacaaatCCTAAAAAACATGTGTTGCAGAACATGCTTAAGCAGGTCAGTGTAAGCACAAAGCACAGCCCAACCCAAATTATTAATTGGGCCATATGGTTTGACAGACCCCAACCAAACCCAATTATTAATCCATAGCTTGAGCTCTCCCataccttacacacacacacacacacacacacacacacacacacacaagcgtTAATGAATTAACTATAAATATGTAATCATACAACTACAAATATGTCACGAAAATAAGCTCTTTGAAGAAGAAACAAGCTAGgtccatagttttttttttgttttttgtcttGAGCATGATATAGAATTTTCCTACACTCAGTACTACATGCAAAAAATGTCCATGCTTTAGTATGTTTTGTGATGGACAACAACCCATACACCAAAAGGCCCCACAACAATTAATAGGAAACTTCACAAACATCTgtaaaagaaaccaaaactacACTCTAACATGGATGGTGGCCATTGAGCAGCACACACTCAAATGccaccaaaaagaaaaatataaacattTTGGTTAGTCACTAGAAAATCTGCAACAGGTCCTGGCTTTATAATCATTGTTGTAGACACATCCACATGGTAGTTGATGAAAAAGTGATGAAAATGATATTGTCAAACACATGTTACAATTAAGAAACACATGGATATCAATAACCCCACGTCCATAAACAGTCCAAGGAGAAGCCAATATTCAGAGACAAGCCTCATTGGGTTGTGCAGAAGCTAGAATGGAAACCTCGACAGCCAACAACACCACCTCCTATGTCAGTGAAGTTGCGAGGCTCATTGTTGAAATACGATTGCCATACGAGTAGGCATCCTCTGGAATTACCAGCTATGTTAACAATtttatgaaaggaaaaaaaaaagagagcaatGCCaacaataaaaaactaaaattacaTACTACCTTGCTGCGTGCTGCCTTGGTATGATGTCAAGCACTCTTAAAGCTTCTTGAGAGCTCTCTGAATCATGACCTCGTAGAGCATTCGCTATGGCTTTCATTGGGATTCGAGTGGCTAAACGAATCTCAACCTTAAATGTCTTCAATTGATACGGACATCTCAGTCTCTTCTGATCTCCTTCCCCAGGGCTGTCATTCCCACTAGTCCTAGATAAGGAACACTCACAGAGTAGACATCATGGGAGCATGTACAAAAACAGAGCAAacatcagctctctctctctctctctctctctctctctctctctctctctctctctctctctctctctctccttacaaattTGCAGCTTCAATTATCATTTAGCTTCTTTCCATACTCAAATATACTGAAAAAACTCCAACGAAATCATTAAATTTCAACATTATAAGATCCAAATCCTCAACCAACAACAGccctttcaaaaataaataaatatatataacaaaataataaaaaaataaaaatcctggtAGGTTTATCATTTGCTAGTTACATTGGGTGTTCATTAAGGCACACCGAATTTTGGCAAGAAATCCTATGAGCGGCTAAAATTGGCAGCATTTACTGATGGCAAGTGGGTAAAACTGAGCCGTATATGCCATGGGTAGAAGTTCTAAATGCATTCATATTAAGCACCATActctgtccaaaaaaaaaaaaaggcaccatAGTCTGTCAAATTTTTAAATAACTCTCATTTTATGCTTCTCCACCTGTCACCCACATCTTGCAAACTTCTTCCACTATTCGCCTGCGTTTCCTGGGTCATATGTATatctctgatatatatatatatatatatatatatatatatatatatatatatatatatatatatatatatatataatgaaataaaCCAGGGAAAAGGTCTTCACACCATTAGTTTTATGGATCACtaaaattatgcattatttaaGGACATGGGAAGGCTTTTAAACTAAATATAAGggcatttatgtaatttggaGGTGAATCTGTGTTGTCCCCCAAATCTTTTATTGGTATCATGCAAGAAACTTGCTAGAAATAACAACCTATGAACCAAAACAGTGTAGAATAATTGAAAATCTAAACAACAAAATCAATGGATATTCATCAAATAACTTGAAACACCCAAAACTCCATATCTCTCAGCACAAAAATCACTGAAAACAAGTATCCATCACACTAAACTCCCATAGATTTTCATCAAATAATCAAGAACATTTCAAAAacaaataaaagtaaccacatgaGATTTCCTTATATACAACAGAAAAGATGTACAAGTACTTTGTCTTTAAGTATTCGAAATTCAAAAGAACATCAAAATCACTCAATGTGCAgcaaataattaaaaacaaagaagaaaaaccaATAAATTCCATTGGGTTTTTATCCAAAAACCACCTGAAAACAAGTACACATCATCCTAATCTAACATTGATTCTCACTGCATAATCACACAAACTACAAAAACAGACAAAAGGAGAAGTATTCACATTAGATGTCCTTTTAATAACAGAAAACTCATATAGAACTCCCATGTCTTCAAGTAATCAAAATctaaaaaacattaaaatcaatcaacGTGCATCTGATAACTAGAAAAAGCCCCTAATTACCTTAATTCTaatcaaaacacctgaaaacaagtaccTGGCATCCTGAACTCCCgttgattttcatcaaataaacacaaaGTTTAAAAACTAATAAACAAAAAAGTATAtacatgaccactccatttttcagataatccaagtatgaagaacatctgggtcaatacatatgcatcaaattgcttaagaacatcccaaatttccttgattttggtcccaaaaaaaaaacccagaaacaagtacccatcatcctaaattcccatcaattaatataacatgatcacataaacttcaaaaactacCAAATGCAAAAGTACCAACATGAGATTCccttacatgtaacataaatgatgtgtacaacactccattaattatgccaagtccaaataacactaaaatcaatcaactagcatcaaataacttgaaagtgccccaaattccattggtttcagtccaagaacacccaaaagcaactactaatcatcaaaaactcccattgattcacatcaagtaatcccacaaattttaagaattgataaatgcaaaagcacccacaTGAGATTCCATCgtctaaaccacaaaaaattataataaatctgcataacacttcatttttcaaccaatatgcatcaaactacttaagaacatcccaaatttcattggtttttcatcccaaaacaattgaaaacagcccacacatcatccaaaagtcacattgattttcaccgaatcaaagaaagttcaaaaggagagatacccatatgagatttccttcttgacaatagaaaaattattacagtagaatccaaatggattcacatcaaatgattacacagactggaagaactgataaatgcaaaagcactcaaatgagattctgtgacatataataaaaaaaacccaCATAATACTCCTTTTTTAAACTAATCCAAATTTAATGAACATCGAAATAGAAAAATATGCATAAAATTGCTTCAAAACATCTCAAATTTCACTGAttttccaacaaaaaaaaaaaacaactacacatctactaaaatcaaattgattttcaccaaaaaaaatcaaagaaacttCAAAAACAGAGATACCCATGTGAGATTCCCTTCTGTAAACAGAAAACTAATTGCAACAGAATCCAAACAGATACACATGGgtgtaaaaaaattataaaaaa is drawn from Magnolia sinica isolate HGM2019 chromosome 5, MsV1, whole genome shotgun sequence and contains these coding sequences:
- the LOC131247071 gene encoding small ribosomal subunit protein uS12y-like translates to MTGRLVVWELGASSKHIGGDKNGLTNHIRRAILEMNGRNHLQVLPIPRESFLRRLEFEAKQPNSTIRKCARVQLIKNGKKIAAFVPNDSCLNYIEENDEVLIARFGRKGHVVGDIPGVRFRVMQKTALHVDVSSYIVT